A window of Strix aluco isolate bStrAlu1 chromosome 2, bStrAlu1.hap1, whole genome shotgun sequence contains these coding sequences:
- the LOC141920317 gene encoding neuronal acetylcholine receptor subunit alpha-10-like: MPATRNVITYGCCSEPYPDVTYTLLLRRRASFYIFNLLLPCIMVSFLAPLGFYLPADSGEKVSLGVTVLLALTVFQLLVAESMPPSESVPLIGKYYIATMTMITASTTLTIFILNVHHCGPGARPVPPWARRLILHHMARLCCVYEVGESCKSPRRALGEQADGGDAAGLGESPGEGEVGAEARGCPRDRCLCHHDGLLRNVGYIAGCFRRHRAAQRRTGEWKKVAKVMDRFFMWVFFLMVFLMSVLVLGQAA; encoded by the exons ATGCCAGCCACGAGGAACGTCATCACCTACGGCTGCTGCTCCGAGCCCTACCCCGATGTCACCTACACCCTGCTCCTCCGCCGCCGCGCCTCCTTCTACATCTTcaacctgctcctgccctgcatcATGGTCTCCTTCCTGGCGCCGCTCGGCTTCTACCTGCCAGCCGACTCGGGGGAGAAGGTCTCACTGGGGGTGACGGTGTTGCTGGCCCTCACCGTCTTCCAGCTGTTGGTGGCAGAGAGCATGCCGCCCTCGGAGAGCGTCCCGCTCATCG GGAAGTACTACATCGCCACCATGACCATGATCACGGCCTCAACCACGTTGACAATCTTCATCCTGAACGTCCACCACTGCGGCCCGGGGGCCCGGCCCGTGCCCCCCTGGGCCAGGCGGCTCATCCTGCACCACATGGCCCGGCTCTGCTGTGTCTACGAGGTGGGCGAGAGCTGCAAGAGCCCCCGGCGGGCTCTGGGCGAGCAGGCAGACGGAGGGgatgctgcggggctgggggagagccCTGGCGAGGGGGAAGTGGGTGCTGAGGCCAGAGGTTGTCCCCGGGACCGCTGCCTGTGCCACCACGATGGGCTGCTGAGGAACGTTGGCTACATCGCCGGCTGCTTCCGACGCCACCGAGCCGCCCAGCGCCGGACCGGCGAGTGGAAGAAGGTGGCCAAGGTGATGGACCGCTTCTTCATGTGGGTCTTCTTCCTCATGGTCTTCCTCATGAGCGTGCTGGTCCTGGGCCAAGCTGCCTGA
- the LOC141920060 gene encoding uncharacterized protein LOC141920060: MAAPRLPAWYGTVCGGMRKKEKRCRRRAKAQMQKPSAERSRPQAPCKQPTPHGRPEQTPSWAASPPTKRGMKEPAPTLETCAIAKAPSTGDLWQRLPRRMYSSSPPLMSSSVSLDSFFCDLPRQRLYQPHWIHSSTSGSISSGDSCFCIPECGLAAMEELVAQESSGHTQYPKERLQPPTCMEVEAKLLRPGAKMWLNGQRVELPRGLLDTDEAVDGDKISRNNVAPDRSARLWRCLKACWNGAYSPAAAASSPSPRGDNAVPRGATGTLETADGGVGLGTRQG; this comes from the exons atggcagcaccgagactgcctgcgtggtatggaactgtttgtggg gggatgaggaaaaaggagaaacgTTGCAGAAGGAGAGCGAAAGCCCAGATGCAGAAGCCAAGTGCTGAGCGGTCGCGGCCCCAAGCACCCTGCAAACAGCCGACACCCCACGGCAGGCCTGAGCAAACTCCTTCCTGGGCGGCTTCTCCACCAAcaaagagaggaatgaaggagcctgcaccgaccctggagacatg tgccatCGCGAAGGCACCAAGCACGGGCGACCTGTGGCAGCGGCTACCCAGGAGGATGTACTCCTCGAGCCCCCCCTTGATGTCCAGCTCCGTTTCCTTGGACAGCTTCTTCTGTGACCTGCCCAGGCAGCGCTTGTATCAGCCGCACTGGATACACTCCTCGACGAGTGGCTCCATTTCATCAGgggacagctgcttctgcatcccGGAGTGTGGGCTTgctgccatggaggagctggtggcACAAGAGAGCTCGGGACACACCCAGTACCCCAAGGAGCGcctccagccccccacctgcATGGAGGTGGAGGCGAAGCTGCTGCGGCCAGGAGCCAAAATGTGGCTCAatgggcagagagtggagctgccacgggggctcctggacacagacgAGGCTGTGGATGGGGACAAGATCAGCAGGAACAACGTGGCACCGGACAGAAGTGCCCGGCTCTGGAGGTGTCTCAAGGCCTGCTGGAATGGTgcttacagtcctgctgctgctgcttcttccccaagCCCCCGAGGTGACAACGCTGTTCCCAGAGGAGCAACGGGCACCCTGGAGACAGCAGACGGGGGTGTAGGGCTGGGAACCAGACAGGGGTGA